The nucleotide sequence ATCCAGCATATAATCTGAAGTCACTTTCAGGAATATACCATGGTTCACACAGAATGACACAATTCCCTCACAAGGAGAACCATCTTAGAAAGATTAAAAGGTTTTCAGAGATCCCCTCGAAAGGAATACAAATTTTGCATGGTAAAACTGTATTTACTGAACATAAAAATaatcttgaaagttgaaacaagtCTAGTATACTCTATTTGTTCACCATTGTCAGTTTGGGGAAAAACTATCACTTGAGAAGCATTCATTGTGAAACATCAATAAACTTGTCATCACAAGAGGTGTAGTATAATACTAGTGCGGCTATTGTCATACAAAAGCTCTGCCAGCACAAGATATCAGACTTCTATTTACATAGAAAACAAAAAGAGGaacataaaaatgataaaaatacttAATGGTACATTTCAGTCTCATGCAGCTAATGTTATGCAAAAGGACTTTAAATTTTAAACAATCAAATCACTCACTTGGATTGCTTCAGTGTCAACTGAAGATGTAATGCCCAAGAAGCTTGCTATCTCAGCCAAGTCTGAAAATAGTGAAAACATTTtcttattaaaatgaatctttaACAGAATAAATTGCATGATCATGCACGTGCAAAGAATAGACATAAAAGACATTTAGACAACCACATTATCTGCAATTGAAAAATAATGTGTCCCATGTAATAGTATTATCATATGAAAATATCATATTTGTCAGCAAAAGCACTGGCAGGATAGCACAAGAGTTAAACTTAAGCCTACTATAACCTTTAAGCTGTAAAGCAGTCAACGTATTGTAAGAATATTGTTTCTGTACACACTCCAGTGCCTATCTTTGTCATCAACTACCTCATTGTGCTGAAGCTGCTAAACAATCCTTACATGCTTTCATCTCTAGCCTAAAGCAGCGTTGCATGGATTTGGACACAAGAAActgaaacaaatatttttcagatcCAAGAAAGTATTCTGTAAAAATTCGTTTTCAAAATTGGTGCAAATTTGAAGTAATGCTTTTCATGGCCATACATGGCCAAGCGACACTATTGCACATGGTTAAGAGCAAGCAGTCTAGGAATGACTGGGGGAATTTGAAGTCGTTAAAAATAATAAGTCATCATCTCGTAATAGAATAGTAATACTCACGTTGAATTCGAGTATTTTCCTCATCCCGATCCATGCTATCTCCTTGCCAGTTCTGTTGAGTGAACGGCGACCTatcacctaaaagcctaccaggaAACAAAGCCTCGGATTTAATGGCGTCAATGTAACTAGGGTTCAAGAAAAAAGAAActtgaaggaaaaaagagatattttGGGACAAAGAAGTAAGAAAGAAGCAAGATATCTAACCGAAACAATGGAAgttacatcaagatcaataacatTTTACACTTTAGGTCACAATTACAAGTCAGTATCGTAAGAAGAGCAATTTCTAAAAACCAATCTTCATTTCGAAACCTCGAACCAATGTCCAAGAGACGAGGAAGAAAATCAAGAACGAATTATGCCAAGATCCATCAATATTTGAGCTTTAATCCTCCAAGACTTGTAAGATCAAGAAAGAACACGGATCAAAGTCGGGATTCagattcaagaagcaaaagtagtgAACAAATCTttcacaaaaagaaagaaaagaaagagtttTGGAAATGGGGTGGTGGAACCGAAGAGGAAGGCGAGCGAAAGAAGGTACGTTGGATACCTGAAGAAGAGCCATTCGAGGAGGGCGTATCGCTCGACCCCGGCGAAGAGGAGGGATTGAGCGGGGGCGTTGGATCGAGGGTAATTGAGCATCTCCAGCTTCCTCTGGATCACCTCCATCTGCCTCGACGCCATCTGTCTTCTAACACCAACAACACGTCGATGACGGAGAACAACAACAGCCTCTCAGCCGCGACTGCGGTCTTCAGGTAAGTCGGGGGgcgaggcgagagagagagagagagagagagcaatcaaCCTCGTTTATTGGTGAGATACAGTTGACCTTGCACGAATCCTAAAGCTGCAATCAAATCACTGCACGACTTTTGAATATGCTCACTCGGGCACGCAGTACAGCAGATTGAGGATTGCGGTAACAGGTTTCCTGCCGTGGAGGGTATTACCGTTCTCTTGCTGTGGCTGATCATTCTGATTCCTATTTTTCTGGTGCCATTGCATAACACCAATTCAAGTATTCAGAATTTGCTGCTTGAGTTCGTCAAGCAGCTTCCATTTCAATCATGATGCACAAAAATTGCCTGTTCATGTGGCTTCCTTGTTTCAAGCATGAAACCATTAGTCTGCTACTGATTCTACCTCAAGGACAACTGAAATTACACGTAGCATCTGACATGAAGGCTTTGAGAACTCATCTTCCTTCACTTGATCGAATGGAGGCAGTAATCAATGTTCAAACATCACCAACATCACAGGTTTAGAAGAGAATCTtcatatgatattattttgaagTAAAATGTTGTCTTACAACCATGATTACATCTCAATGTTTCACTCCACTAATTACTGACAGGGCTGGGTAATAGGAAAAAAGGCCGCCATATGACAAAaaagtggaaaaaaaaaataaaagacatgAGTGCTTTATGATAGTAGTGTAACGTGAAAACAAAATTGGAATCAGCAGCTCAATTTTACTAGTACATTATACACCACTATGAACCCTCTGGGTATCAAATTTTGCTGATCATATTACAAAGAAAAAGAATAGCCTTCCTCCTCAAAACAACCCACCATGATGAAGAAAACAATTATTTTAAGGTGATTTTTTCAGAGGTTCGCTTCATCTGTATACGGAAAAATGGCACCTTCTCCTAAGAGATTGGTTAAACTGAAATGGTCATAGATTCTCTTGAAGCAGCCAACGCCCGAGAAAACACCTTGGGACCATGGTACGACGGTGGTCAATCCTAGATAAGTGATTGAACCCCCAGTTGCTGCATTTCTCGTAACCTCCATTGTGGGTAGTATGCTCCTTCTCCAAGCTCCTCGGCATCCATTTGCTGCATAGCCCATGCATAATATACAGTCTGGATTGTGTCCTATAGACAAGAGAGAGAATTATTTGCAACGTAAAGAGTGGAACTTCCTCATTTTATGCATGTACTAACCTTACCAAAATGAGCTGTATGTTTTATCTTTTTAGAGAGTTTAAATGTACATCAAATTCCATCATTAAGGAAATAAGCTGGTAGTTAAAATCCATGAAAGAATTCTAATGTGCTACATCTCACAGTAAACCCAGGGTGATGATGAAAAATTTCACCTTTCCACCAGCTGTTATTGAGCCTTCTCTATCACGCACACAGTAGATCTGCTGTGTTTGAAACTatagaaaattgaaaaaaaatgccCATTAGCTTCAAGATTAACCATTATCTGTTGCCATGCGTTCTTCCAATAACATAGATAAAGGTACTTGGTTGAAGTTCTTACAGCTACTATAATTATAGGAGAGGAACCCATCATTTTAGTTTCCCGAACATCAACCTCAGAAATGTGGAGAATCTGCAGcaccaaagaaaaacaaaagagcaTGTTATTCTATGTGCCAACAGGAAAACATTGGTAAAATCaacaaaaattttgatttatgataaaGACAAGTTCGAAAATCTTGCAATATAGCATATGCAGAAAGCTGTCATGACAAGATAAAAGGAAACTTCAAAGAAATCTTTGCTTAAATCAAAGAACCATAATTAATTCTATTCAACCCCAAGCAGAATCTCTAGAGATGCAATTATGAATTAAGTGCCCTGTGTCGACATGGTCTTTGTAGCCTGTGAGTGCTGTTTAATTGTTGCACTGCCATGCCAACACCAAGTATGTGTTCCAGATATGTACAATTGCCTACATCACTTCTTTCATGGAACATGTCATCAGATTCATACAGTTTCTCACTTCTTTTGTGTAAGGTCTATTCCACTAGGAGGCTCAGAATGCAAGGAGCATCTACACTATGATGCAACAAACAGAGATATCAACTCCACTGTTATACCTTGTTATCGAAAAACATGGCTTGACTCTCATAAGCCATTCGCTCTCCCTTACATCGTTCAATCACTTCAGGACTGCAATACTTCTTCAAAGTTTCAACATCACACTGCAGATCACAACAAATTGTTGATAGAATTTTGATTTAAAAGAACAAGATCACATGCATCAACAAGTTGATGGGGATGTCACAAAATAAACCAGAGTCAATGAGAACATAAAAGATTATCATCCACtttcttttgaaaatataaaatgctTCCTATAAGTTGAAGAAAATTGCCTTGAAATAAGCAGTCAGAACAGGCCTGATCATTTCTTGAACTTCAGCAACAAAGTCTGGCAGCGAAAAAGATCTTTGCCATACAAATTCCATAAAAATCAGAGTATTGATTACAATAAAAAAGACCACTGGTAAATCATAATAAGTATGCTCTTACGGATCTCGGCGTCGAATTTCCTTGAAAGACAGAGCAGTTGCAGTTTCTCCAAAAACAGTTTCATTCAAACTGAAACAAATAATTAAACCAATGAATAATGTGAATCCATAGAATTTTATAAACAACAAAATGCAGCTAGAAATATAAACAAAACAGTATTTCCTATATTGCAAATCTGACATCCTGTGGGTAGGGGGTGTTAGCAGACCCTGATAACCCACTTAATCTAAATTCGACCCTACAACATGAGAATGTATCCCCCAAACTAAGTCCACTAAGTTACTGGATATGAATCCACAACTGGCAACCAATATTATCCATAAAGACCAATATACAACCCGAATCTAATTATTGACATATTCAGATTTGCATTTGGTTGAATTGTTGAAACCAGGCTTGGGTTggactttaacctgacaacacccTAACAGCATAAATTATCAAAGCTTCTGAACAAAGCCAGATTTAGTGAATAGCAGGATTGATGGGCATCTAAGGAAGTCCTGAAGAACCCAGTATAGATAACAAAACAGAGGTGAGAGCCTAGCCGAAGCAGAAACATGGCCAAAAATTCATGAGTTTCACATGGACATAATTAAAGAGCTTTAAGAACTTCCATATAAACTAAGGAGAAAACATGAGTTCACCACATGAGGTCCCCAAATGCACTGGTAGCATACAACACAACTTGTCAACTTAAAAGCTCCAGATTTTTGCATTTTTCAATGTAAACAGGGCTTGTGCAAATTATAGGTCTTATTTTCATAATATAAAAGTATCTCCTGTTGTTCCATGCTCCAGACTCAGGAAACCTATTTAAATTGTATACAACAAAGGAGTCAATAGTCACCTAGACCATGTCAATGAGCTAGAATACAAGCCTGCAAAAATCACATAAAAGTAGTTCATTTACTAATTGACTGCATATCAAGGAAAGTAAACTGAACATTCAATAAGCGAAGCAGCTATAGTGGTAAATGTTCAGTGTCCAGTAGCTCCTTAGATACTAATGAAGTAAAGGTAAAAAAGTAACTAGACCAATTGCATTAAAATCTGTTCGTAATAAAAAATCTACTGATCCAACCAATAGTTTTTGCAACAATGAATAATATAGTATTGAAGTAGGAAATAATATAAAAACTTCTGAAGAGGGGAAAAATAGATGAAGTACTCTTGAATCTTGTGAACAACAGGACTGTCGCTTGTCTCCCACCTCTCTCGCATGTCCTCCGCTAACTGTCAGCATAAAATAATCATTCTGAATATTGTAACAATTTTAGAGTTCACTGGAAGGCCAAAAGTTCATAGAACAATCTTAGTGGAGGGGCATAAAAAAGACCTACCTCTTGTCCCATTGTTACAACTGGTTGGCTGTAGCCACTAACGTGCTTAAAAATAGGATGGTCATGCATCTGAAAAGACCAATGGATTTTCAGTAATTGATATTGATAAATGTAGCTTTTTAAAAACAGATGATCACCaataaataaaaggaaaattTCTCAAACATGTCCCTCTATTTACCTTCTTCTTAAATGCCTCCCATTTCTCAcctaaaattgatttttttgtaGGAACAACAACTATATCAGTTCTTGTGCTTCTTGGTTCAGATGAAACAGAAGCAGAAGCATACTGCATGCGCTTTTTCCTGGTTTGGTTAGAGCTCAGCTCATCTTTTACTATTTCATATCCTTTCCTAGCTAAGTTTGTGATCTTTGCTTCCGTCAATTTCCGAAATGCTTGGGAGACTGTAGGAGAAGTTGATGAAACTGTGGACTTGAACTTGCCAAACAGTGTTTCTGTTTCTCCAGATGATTCTTCGTTACTGTTAgctttaaaattttgaaatttctCTGCTTCTGATGTTGGTGTGCTTCCATCATTTGGACTGGAAGTGCTTGATGAATTGGACGATGTAGACGGCTCCTGCTTTCCAAGTCCGAGCGTGTCTTTGACCTAAAACAAGAGAACAGCAGAGAATAAACAATTAAGCTAGCAGAAAACTAAATTCTATGACACTTGTATAAACCTGACTTAGATCATTGAGCATCAGTTATAgatattaatcatgatttttcctattattaaaattttattaattaattttaaaaaaccaAGCCATTAGTTGGAACAAGATTGTACTAATGTTATATATAAAAGTTGACTGATTTCACAAAATTTTCAGTTATTAGTCATTACCTACATTTTtttcattaatattttattttatccaaAATTTACAAAAAGATATTTCTATTGTTACTGCACCCAAAGCATATGGCATGTTGCATAGGCATTTATTTCTAGACATTAATGAAATTAAAGTATAGGAAACGAATACAATTACCTCTTCTTTAGCAGCTGATAACTGCTCTCTCACATTTTCAGAGACCTGTAAATATAGAATAAAATAAATACTTCAAAATATGAATAACAATGAAGAGCATATGACAAGATTAGAATAATGATGTTCAAACACAGGATATCACCACAGACCAAAGCTTGTAGCACAAAGCCATAAGATTCGTTTTTTACAAGTTCTGTTATGTCTTAATCAGAATCTTAAAGAGAAGCAATGTGGTGTTGGATGAAACCGAATTAGTGCAGCACTTgtgcgaaaaaaaaaaagaacatctcTGCAAGAGACCAAACAGAAAATAGTGCAAATAAAAAATCAGTatgatcaacaaaaaaaaagcacGCAATGAATCACCACAAATGACTAGCATCTAGAAGCCcaagatatctaatatcaataaatGAATTGGTGACAAAAATGATTGATTTTGAAGACTTCATCGTTACAGAAGGCACTTCAATTTGGGTTCCAGTAGATACGTTTGTGTCAAAAGAGAAGGGTGCAGAAAGGTACACCATGCTTATAAGGGTCAGAAATCCACCACTCTACCTCAAGTCAACTCCTATTCCAGGCAACTGCAGGTACAACTTTTAGCCACATGCCTTAAAAATTAGTATCATATATATgatgagaaaaatatgtcagagatGTATATAGAAGAcatgaaaagaacaaaaaatcgACAGGCACTGTCTCCTATAATCCTGGAGCGAATTTGCAACAgctatcaataatattatataacATTTCAAATTTACAAACTATACATGTAGAGACAGTGAGTGCATAAGATAGTAGCAAAATGATGTTAGATAACACTGCAACCAACCTTCTTTGATACTGTTTCAGCTTCTGTCCAAACATCATCAACTGTCCTATATAACTTCTCTGTGGTTTTCTGTGTTCTGCATTAGAAAGGATATCTTCTAATCAGCACCTTAAAAACAGCTGTGGTCCTTGATATACAAGGTTACATCTTAACATACAACTAGAGTAGTAAAAATGACAACAGATAAATTAGAGCTCTTCCTGCAAAATTACCTTACTTTGATATCTTCCTTTACCACTCCAATTTTCTCATTTAGGTCCTTCATTGATTGTTGGAATTCTGTATTACTGTCATCAACACCAAGAAGTACAACTTAGAGTAAGCACATAATAGGTTTAAACTTCTAAATAACAAGCTTCTACATGACAAAGGATAAAAATAGGACCATCATGTGTTCGTTGAAATATGCATAACACATTGATTTATTCAGATAAGTTGAACATAACAACTCATATAATGAATTGATAGCAAACATAAGAGTTATACTAAGGAATGCTTTTCTAGTTGTCCCAATTGGATAACATGTTAAAAAACATGTCAACATAGAAACTCAATGTGTCTCCCATTATACATAGGGAGAGAGAAACGGCACAAAAATTGCAAGCTGGCTGCAAGAATGGCTCATGTTGAGTCATTTAATGTGGCATGTTTGGTAGTTGGCAAGGACTGGCATACCTCCAGAATTTTAAAATCCAGATAAAAACACAAAATGTCCTGAAATCAAGCCAAAAGAACTACCTGCAGGTTGTAGCAACATAGGTGTTTTCCTTGATCCCACTTACTTTCCGGTGGGAGACATTGGAAGGAATTGGCAGTGTGGCAATTACCCTTTGCTCTTCAACAATGTCTGAAGCACTAGACTTTACAAAACATGTGCTAGAAGTATAAATTTGTGGCGTTATATTGGCCAGTAAACAAAATCTGCTCGATTTCTACGTAGTATGGTCAATTTGGAATAACAAAGTATGTAAGTTAGTGTAACCCTGACATGGTGTCAAAATGTCCCAATCTGTATCGAGTCTTGACAACGTGTCAGCATGAAATGTCTTTGCTGGTACATGCAGAATATCTCAATACGTGAATGCTTGTTCTAGAAAACCCCTAGAAATTCCAATACAATATAAAGACTAACTGGGGTAAgggaaaactccttggaaaaacaaagaaaaatcacAATAGCAACCCTGATAAATTGAATATGATCGATGGGAAGTGATGAGAATTGCTCGATGTACTAATTTCAGCAGTTCAAAAActtcaataaaaaaattcaatcaaATATATCTCCGATGTCCTCATTGAAAAAAATGAGGCGTCTAAAGAGTTCCATCTAATTTCTTGTGTATAAAGATTTGTTCATAACAAGATACgaggcatcaaaatatttatgtaCTAAGCATATACATAGTCTATCAAAAATTAATAAGACAAAAAAGGACCAAAAATAGTTGAAATCTAGTATGAGCTGTAAGGATGCCAAAACCTACACCATCACACTGCCAACTAAGTAGACATAATAAGCAAATTGACTATTATCAGCAAGCCGGCAAACCTTTTTTCTGCATCTTGGCTCCTTTTTCTTCAACTTGAAGACAGGCAGCTAATGAACTATAGTTTATGTCAGTTCAAGATAATCCAGCTTTGGAATTACATCTGTTTCTGTCCAATTTTGTAATAGTTTTGAGCACGATATACATGCAATTTAAGAATCCTTTTATTAGTTGGTTGACGGTCACAGTTGTAGTAGGAAAGAGTAGCCAGCTATATCCCAAAAGGATTTATTACTTGAGCTTTAAAACAGACAGGCATGTAGTTTCTTTAAGAACCCTACTTAGAATTAAGTATCGGGCAGTTATCACTTACCCAAAATAGGATCTCACTGGTTGTCAACACAGCAGTATTCGGATTGACAATAAATCTGGCTACTGAAGATACAAGGAAAGGAAGTATTCCAATATGTGAAGGATTCAGATATGCAACCTAGGAAACATAAAGATGTTCATTTATTTTAAATCTTCTTTGAGATTTCAACTGCAAGTTAAATTTGT is from Musa acuminata AAA Group cultivar baxijiao chromosome BXJ3-8, Cavendish_Baxijiao_AAA, whole genome shotgun sequence and encodes:
- the LOC135646245 gene encoding mitochondrial import inner membrane translocase subunit TIM44-2-like isoform X2, whose product is MKDLNEKIGVVKEDIKVRTQKTTEKLYRTVDDVWTEAETVSKKVSENVREQLSAAKEEVKDTLGLGKQEPSTSSNSSSTSSPNDGSTPTSEAEKFQNFKANSNEESSGETETLFGKFKSTVSSTSPTVSQAFRKLTEAKITNLARKGYEIVKDELSSNQTRKKRMQYASASVSSEPRSTRTDIVVVPTKKSILGEKWEAFKKKMHDHPIFKHVSGYSQPVVTMGQELAEDMRERWETSDSPVVHKIQDLNETVFGETATALSFKEIRRRDPSFSLPDFVAEVQEMIRPVLTAYFKCDVETLKKYCSPEVIERCKGERMAYESQAMFFDNKILHISEVDVRETKMMGSSPIIIVAFQTQQIYCVRDREGSITAGGKDTIQTVYYAWAMQQMDAEELGEGAYYPQWRLREMQQLGVQSLI
- the LOC135646245 gene encoding mitochondrial import inner membrane translocase subunit TIM44-2-like isoform X1, which gives rise to MATSALSRALRRPSLLYASRYEMNINVQVVKGNRHSSYRRFSIFNEFSKQLKGEAKSNTEFQQSMKDLNEKIGVVKEDIKVRTQKTTEKLYRTVDDVWTEAETVSKKVSENVREQLSAAKEEVKDTLGLGKQEPSTSSNSSSTSSPNDGSTPTSEAEKFQNFKANSNEESSGETETLFGKFKSTVSSTSPTVSQAFRKLTEAKITNLARKGYEIVKDELSSNQTRKKRMQYASASVSSEPRSTRTDIVVVPTKKSILGEKWEAFKKKMHDHPIFKHVSGYSQPVVTMGQELAEDMRERWETSDSPVVHKIQDLNETVFGETATALSFKEIRRRDPSFSLPDFVAEVQEMIRPVLTAYFKCDVETLKKYCSPEVIERCKGERMAYESQAMFFDNKILHISEVDVRETKMMGSSPIIIVAFQTQQIYCVRDREGSITAGGKDTIQTVYYAWAMQQMDAEELGEGAYYPQWRLREMQQLGVQSLI